A stretch of the Psychroserpens sp. Hel_I_66 genome encodes the following:
- a CDS encoding FMN-binding glutamate synthase family protein yields the protein MDTFIDFISSISWWMWIIIVLAIVAIRDISQRRHTISHNFPVVGHLRYWFESIGPEIRQYFIANNREELPFNRIERGWVYASAKSENNYEGFGTDRDIYAHQHIFINNAMIPFKVDDDHVNAKDKHFLPCAKVIGLHNKRRKPFRPASIINVSAMSFGSLSARAIDSLNKGCKIAGAYHNTGEGGLSPYHSNGGDVVFHFGTGYFGVRTEDGGFSMEKMKKLVEENPFIRAIELKLSQGAKPGKGGVLPGAKISEEIAEIRGVEVGKDVLSPPNHKAFNTIPEMVDFIEAIAEETGLPVGIKAAIGKLGQWEELTDIMVKTGKGPDFITVDGGEGGTGAAPPSFADHVSLPWVYGFGDLYKLFKRKGLEKQVVFIGSGKLGFPGKAAMAFAMGVDVINVAREAMMSIGCIQAKVCHTNRCPSGVATQSKWLQRGIDVPLKSERLAQYFNTFKKEFIEITHAAGYEHPCQFEMTDIEVNVDDHNLSSELSMTYQYDKTPVPFTSMRDLKDCQYLGGKNMRQQS from the coding sequence ATGGACACTTTTATTGACTTTATTTCAAGCATCTCATGGTGGATGTGGATCATTATCGTACTTGCGATAGTTGCCATTCGCGATATTTCACAAAGAAGACACACCATAAGCCATAATTTTCCTGTTGTAGGCCACTTACGATATTGGTTTGAAAGTATCGGTCCAGAAATTCGTCAATATTTTATAGCAAACAACAGGGAAGAACTTCCTTTCAACCGCATAGAAAGAGGATGGGTTTATGCCTCTGCAAAAAGCGAGAACAACTACGAAGGCTTTGGTACAGACCGAGATATTTATGCGCACCAGCATATATTTATCAATAATGCGATGATTCCTTTTAAAGTTGATGACGATCACGTAAATGCAAAGGACAAACATTTTTTGCCATGCGCAAAAGTGATAGGTCTTCATAACAAACGAAGAAAACCATTTCGACCAGCATCTATTATAAATGTGTCTGCAATGAGTTTTGGTTCACTATCAGCAAGGGCAATTGACTCACTAAATAAAGGATGTAAAATCGCTGGAGCTTACCATAACACTGGTGAAGGTGGATTGTCACCATACCACAGCAACGGTGGAGATGTTGTGTTTCACTTCGGAACAGGATACTTTGGCGTGCGCACAGAAGATGGCGGATTCTCAATGGAGAAAATGAAAAAACTTGTTGAGGAAAATCCTTTTATAAGAGCCATAGAACTAAAACTTTCCCAAGGCGCTAAACCAGGCAAAGGAGGTGTGTTACCGGGAGCAAAAATTTCAGAGGAAATCGCAGAAATTCGAGGTGTTGAAGTTGGCAAAGACGTATTATCACCTCCAAATCACAAGGCTTTTAATACTATACCAGAAATGGTTGATTTTATTGAAGCTATCGCAGAAGAAACGGGCTTACCAGTTGGCATTAAAGCTGCTATTGGCAAACTGGGTCAATGGGAAGAACTAACTGACATTATGGTCAAAACTGGTAAAGGTCCAGATTTTATTACTGTAGATGGCGGTGAAGGTGGCACTGGTGCTGCTCCACCAAGTTTTGCAGACCACGTGTCTCTACCTTGGGTTTACGGTTTTGGGGATTTGTACAAACTATTTAAAAGAAAAGGACTAGAAAAACAAGTCGTTTTTATTGGGAGTGGCAAACTTGGGTTTCCTGGCAAAGCTGCAATGGCATTTGCAATGGGTGTTGATGTTATAAACGTGGCTAGAGAGGCAATGATGAGTATTGGATGTATTCAAGCTAAGGTTTGCCATACAAATCGTTGCCCTAGTGGTGTTGCTACTCAAAGCAAATGGTTGCAACGCGGTATCGATGTTCCTTTAAAATCTGAACGTTTGGCCCAATACTTCAATACCTTTAAAAAAGAGTTCATTGAAATCACACATGCTGCGGGTTACGAACATCCTTGCCAATTCGAAATGACAGATATAGAGGTTAATGTTGACGACCACAATTTGTCGTCTGAATTGAGTATGACTTATCAATACGATAAAACACCAGTACCTTTTACCTCTATGAGAGATTTAAAAGACTGTCAATATTTAGGCGGAAAAAACATGAGACAACAATCTTAA
- a CDS encoding amidohydrolase — translation MKVIVTLCFFFGSLAIFSQNNIEKDIIDIESKVIEWRRDFHQNPELSNQEFKTAEKIAAHLKSLGLEVETGIAITGVVGILKGDQPGKVVALRADIDALPVTERNDLPFKSTVETEFLGTKTGVMHACGHDTHTAILMGVAEVLSKHKDKIKGTVKFIFQPAEEGPPPGEEGGAALMIKEGVLENPKVDVIFGLHINAGTPVGVLKYKKGGIMASVERFVINVKGKQTHGSQPWSGVDPILISAKIIDGLQTIISREAKLTDEAAVITVGKITAGTRFNIIPETAELIGTVRTLDPAMREMIERRMKEMTETIAKAYGGEATISFRNQTSITYNDPDLVDQMLPSLQEVAGTQNVQIVKATTGGEDFSYFQEVVPGLYFFLGGMNPTEESKGAFPHHTPDFMIDESGMLLGVKAFTQLTLDYLNK, via the coding sequence ATGAAAGTAATTGTTACGTTGTGTTTTTTCTTCGGAAGTTTAGCAATATTCTCACAAAACAATATTGAAAAAGACATCATAGATATCGAATCTAAAGTGATTGAGTGGCGTCGCGATTTTCATCAAAATCCAGAGCTATCCAATCAAGAGTTTAAAACTGCTGAAAAAATTGCAGCACATCTAAAATCTTTGGGATTAGAAGTTGAAACAGGAATCGCTATAACAGGTGTTGTTGGCATTTTAAAAGGAGACCAACCAGGTAAAGTCGTTGCACTTCGAGCAGATATCGACGCACTTCCAGTAACAGAACGTAATGACTTACCTTTTAAAAGTACAGTAGAAACCGAATTTTTAGGAACAAAAACTGGCGTGATGCACGCTTGTGGGCATGACACACATACAGCCATTTTAATGGGAGTTGCAGAAGTATTATCAAAACACAAAGACAAAATAAAAGGAACAGTCAAATTTATCTTTCAACCTGCAGAAGAAGGGCCACCACCTGGAGAAGAAGGAGGTGCAGCACTAATGATCAAAGAAGGAGTTTTAGAAAATCCAAAGGTGGATGTTATTTTTGGTCTGCATATCAATGCAGGAACTCCTGTTGGCGTTTTGAAATATAAAAAAGGTGGCATTATGGCTTCCGTAGAACGTTTTGTTATCAACGTCAAAGGGAAACAAACCCATGGTTCACAGCCTTGGTCTGGAGTTGATCCAATTTTGATTTCAGCAAAAATTATTGATGGTTTACAAACTATTATAAGTAGAGAGGCTAAATTAACAGATGAAGCTGCAGTAATTACTGTAGGCAAAATTACAGCAGGAACACGTTTTAATATCATCCCAGAAACAGCAGAACTCATTGGCACTGTTAGAACACTCGATCCTGCAATGCGCGAAATGATTGAGCGTCGTATGAAAGAAATGACAGAAACAATTGCTAAAGCTTATGGTGGAGAAGCCACTATATCTTTTAGAAACCAAACTTCTATCACTTATAATGATCCTGATTTGGTTGACCAAATGCTCCCATCTTTGCAAGAAGTCGCAGGTACTCAAAATGTTCAAATAGTAAAAGCCACCACTGGCGGAGAAGATTTTTCTTACTTTCAAGAAGTGGTTCCTGGTTTATATTTCTTTTTGGGAGGCATGAATCCAACCGAAGAATCCAAAGGTGCATTTCCTCACCATACACCAGATTTTATGATTGATGAAAGTGGGATGTTGCTTGGCGTCAAAGCATTTACACAACTAACATTAGATTATTTGAACAAGTAA
- a CDS encoding peroxiredoxin family protein: MRKLLVLPILLLLVGCNLNRPEALQEGIWRAELQLTKTEVLPFNFEVTSRNALKIFNADEVIMVTDINYSNDTVVIKAPVFEGYIEAVVKDGTLKGSFINESLDRVVPFSAEIGKTTRFDLENETSSQDVAGSWETVFSPNSEEEKYIAKGIFEQEGTRVTGTFRTTTGDYRYLEGVMDGDTMKLSTFDGAHAFLFTGKVTDSTMNGKFYSGNHWEEPFKAKRNSDFELPDANELTFLNEGFDTLEFTFPDADGNQISLADNRFKNKVVIVQVMGTWCPNCLDESKYYSEFYNNNAGRGVEFVALAFEYAKTEEKAFSSIKRLKNDIGIPYPILLAQYGSSSKAEAQEKLPMLNHVLSYPTSIFIDKKGKVRKIHTGFNGPATGEKFEEFKTEFRGFVEELLGEE; this comes from the coding sequence ATGCGAAAATTACTTGTATTACCCATTTTATTGCTTCTTGTAGGATGCAATCTCAATCGTCCAGAAGCTCTTCAAGAAGGGATTTGGCGAGCAGAGTTACAGCTTACAAAAACAGAGGTTTTGCCTTTTAATTTTGAGGTCACTTCAAGGAATGCGCTTAAAATTTTTAATGCAGATGAAGTAATTATGGTAACAGATATTAATTATTCAAACGATACTGTAGTCATAAAAGCTCCCGTTTTTGAAGGATATATTGAAGCGGTAGTTAAGGATGGAACGCTTAAAGGCAGTTTTATAAATGAAAGTCTGGATCGCGTGGTTCCTTTTTCTGCGGAAATAGGAAAAACCACACGTTTTGATCTCGAAAACGAAACTTCTAGCCAAGATGTTGCTGGGAGTTGGGAAACTGTTTTCAGTCCAAATTCCGAAGAAGAAAAATATATAGCCAAAGGGATTTTTGAACAGGAAGGCACACGCGTTACAGGAACTTTTAGAACGACAACTGGAGATTATAGGTATCTTGAAGGCGTGATGGATGGCGATACTATGAAGCTCTCAACATTTGATGGTGCTCATGCTTTTTTGTTTACAGGAAAAGTGACCGATAGCACAATGAATGGGAAATTTTATTCTGGAAACCATTGGGAAGAACCTTTTAAAGCCAAGAGAAACAGCGATTTTGAGCTTCCAGATGCCAATGAGTTAACTTTTTTGAATGAAGGTTTTGATACATTGGAATTCACGTTTCCAGATGCCGATGGAAATCAAATCTCATTGGCTGACAATAGGTTTAAAAATAAAGTAGTCATCGTTCAAGTGATGGGTACTTGGTGTCCTAATTGTTTGGATGAGAGTAAATACTATTCAGAATTTTATAACAATAATGCAGGACGAGGCGTGGAGTTTGTGGCTCTGGCTTTTGAATATGCCAAGACAGAGGAAAAGGCTTTTTCTAGTATTAAACGTTTAAAGAATGATATTGGGATTCCATATCCTATACTTTTAGCGCAGTACGGATCTTCAAGTAAAGCTGAAGCTCAGGAAAAACTACCAATGCTCAACCACGTTTTGTCTTACCCAACTTCAATATTTATAGATAAAAAAGGTAAAGTCAGAAAAATCCATACAGGATTTAACGGTCCAGCAACTGGTGAAAAATTTGAAGAATTTAAAACGGAGTTTAGAGGTTTTGTAGAGGAGTTGTTGGGAGAGGAGTAA
- a CDS encoding patatin family protein, giving the protein MRALVISGGGSKGAFAGGVAQYLIEEEGREYDMFLGTSTGSLLINHLALGDIGKLYNVFTNVQQHDIFSISPFVQRKKGDREYVSIDFINSLWQFMRRKRTFGESKALKRHIIRNFTKEEYLKIKETKEDVVVTVSNLSMNRVEYKSIKDYSYEEFCNWIWISCNYIPFMSLVKVNGYEYADGGLGCVIPIREAILRGATEVDAIILEAEQMERSKVLGKNPFSLMLNLFGHLLDQVEKSDIVIGKLAAKNRGVKLNLYYTPVSLTENSLIFSKRLMTKWWEQGYDYAKNRHDDSNRIA; this is encoded by the coding sequence TTGAGAGCATTGGTGATTTCTGGAGGCGGAAGTAAAGGCGCGTTCGCGGGAGGTGTTGCGCAATATCTTATAGAGGAAGAAGGTCGAGAATATGATATGTTTTTGGGGACGTCAACGGGTAGTTTGCTCATAAACCACTTGGCTTTAGGTGATATTGGTAAGTTGTATAATGTGTTTACCAATGTGCAGCAACATGATATTTTTAGCATAAGCCCTTTTGTGCAACGTAAAAAAGGAGATCGAGAATATGTATCTATTGATTTTATAAATTCTCTATGGCAGTTCATGAGGCGCAAGCGAACGTTTGGAGAGAGTAAAGCGCTTAAGCGACACATAATACGGAATTTCACAAAAGAGGAATATTTAAAAATCAAGGAAACAAAAGAAGATGTTGTTGTGACTGTTTCTAATCTGTCCATGAACAGGGTAGAGTACAAGTCTATCAAAGATTATTCTTATGAGGAATTTTGTAATTGGATTTGGATCTCATGTAATTATATACCGTTCATGTCTTTGGTGAAAGTTAATGGCTATGAATATGCAGATGGTGGATTGGGTTGCGTCATCCCAATCAGGGAAGCTATTTTAAGAGGTGCTACGGAAGTTGATGCCATCATTTTAGAGGCAGAGCAAATGGAGCGCTCTAAAGTTCTAGGGAAAAACCCATTTTCTTTGATGCTTAATTTATTTGGTCACCTTTTGGATCAAGTAGAAAAAAGCGATATTGTTATTGGCAAGCTTGCTGCCAAAAACAGAGGCGTAAAACTCAATTTATATTACACGCCAGTTAGTTTGACCGAAAATTCTTTGATCTTTAGTAAGCGTTTAATGACAAAATGGTGGGAGCAAGGTTATGATTATGCTAAAAACAGACACGACGATAGTAATCGTATTGCTTAA
- the recG gene encoding ATP-dependent DNA helicase RecG has protein sequence MSSKLQTPIDYLKGVGPNRADLLRSELGIHTYQDLINLFPNRYLDRTKYYKISELQRNSAEVQIVGKITGFKEIAQKRGKRLVASFQDDTGRMELVWFRGQKWIRESLKPNVDYVIFGKVNWFNGAFSMPHPEFELLKEHEQHLRSTMQAVYPSTEKLSNKGVTNKVMNKIMQSLFIETNGRFAETLPENICSELKLLSKSDALFNVHFPKDNTLLARAEFRLKFEELFYIQLQLILKNLIHKSKIKGFPFSSVGDYFNSFYKDHLPFDLTNAQKRVIKEIRQDLGSNAQMNRLLQGDVGSGKTIVAFMSMLMALDNGFQACLMAPTEILSVQHFQGLSELANNLNISIKLLTGSSKTSERKKIHESLENGDLQILIGTHALLEDKVKFKNLGLAIIDEQHRFGVAQRSKLWKKNDFPPHILVMTATPIPRTLAMSVYGDLDISVIDELPPGRQAIKTVHRYDKNRLKVMRFMRDEIEKGRQIYIVYPLIQESEHMDYKDLMDGYESIVREFPQPKYQISIVHGKMKPVDKDFEMQRFVKGETQIMVATTVIEVGVNVPNASVMIIESAERFGLSQLHQLRGRVGRGAEQSYCILMTSHKLTQDSKVRLETMTRTSDGFEIAEVDLKLRGPGDVMGTQQSGVLNLKIADIVKDKDILQSSRFYARRVLNLDPSLSLPDHKMILNTYRELSKYKNIWNYIS, from the coding sequence ATGAGTTCTAAACTTCAAACTCCTATAGATTACCTCAAAGGCGTTGGGCCCAATCGTGCAGATTTACTGCGTAGCGAGCTGGGAATTCATACGTATCAGGATTTGATCAACTTGTTCCCTAATCGCTATTTAGATCGTACTAAGTATTACAAAATCAGCGAATTGCAACGAAACAGTGCAGAGGTTCAAATCGTTGGAAAAATCACTGGCTTTAAAGAAATTGCACAGAAAAGAGGCAAACGTTTGGTTGCCAGTTTTCAAGACGATACAGGACGCATGGAACTCGTTTGGTTTCGTGGTCAAAAATGGATTCGCGAGAGCCTGAAGCCAAATGTGGATTATGTGATCTTCGGAAAAGTAAACTGGTTCAATGGTGCCTTTAGCATGCCACATCCCGAATTTGAACTTTTAAAAGAGCACGAACAGCATTTACGCTCAACAATGCAAGCTGTATATCCCTCAACCGAAAAATTATCAAACAAAGGCGTCACCAATAAAGTGATGAACAAAATCATGCAAAGTCTGTTTATAGAAACCAACGGACGTTTTGCAGAAACACTTCCTGAAAACATATGTTCTGAACTTAAACTATTATCAAAAAGCGACGCCCTTTTTAACGTGCATTTCCCTAAAGATAATACCCTTTTAGCAAGAGCAGAATTTAGGTTGAAATTCGAAGAATTATTCTATATCCAATTGCAGTTGATTTTAAAAAATCTCATTCATAAATCAAAAATCAAAGGCTTTCCTTTTTCATCTGTTGGCGATTATTTTAATTCCTTTTACAAAGACCATTTACCCTTCGATTTAACGAACGCACAAAAGCGAGTTATCAAAGAAATTAGACAGGACTTAGGTAGTAATGCGCAGATGAATCGGCTTTTACAAGGTGATGTAGGTTCTGGAAAGACTATAGTTGCGTTCATGTCAATGCTCATGGCACTTGACAACGGATTTCAAGCATGTTTGATGGCGCCTACTGAAATTTTGTCAGTCCAACACTTTCAAGGATTAAGTGAATTAGCTAACAATTTAAATATCAGTATAAAACTACTTACTGGTTCAAGTAAAACTTCAGAAAGAAAAAAAATTCATGAATCTCTCGAAAATGGTGATTTACAGATCTTAATTGGCACTCATGCACTACTTGAAGACAAGGTGAAATTTAAAAATTTAGGCCTTGCAATTATAGATGAACAACATCGATTTGGAGTTGCACAACGTTCTAAATTATGGAAAAAAAATGATTTTCCACCACATATTTTGGTGATGACCGCTACTCCAATTCCGCGTACTTTAGCAATGTCTGTTTATGGCGATTTAGACATCTCAGTTATCGATGAATTACCACCAGGAAGACAAGCCATAAAAACGGTTCATCGCTACGATAAAAATCGACTTAAAGTAATGCGATTTATGCGAGATGAAATTGAAAAAGGCAGACAGATTTATATTGTTTACCCCTTAATTCAAGAAAGTGAGCATATGGATTATAAAGATCTAATGGATGGCTATGAAAGTATTGTTAGAGAATTTCCGCAGCCCAAATACCAAATCTCGATAGTTCATGGCAAAATGAAACCTGTAGATAAGGATTTTGAAATGCAGCGTTTTGTCAAAGGAGAAACCCAAATAATGGTAGCCACCACAGTGATTGAAGTTGGAGTAAATGTGCCAAATGCGTCTGTTATGATTATTGAAAGCGCTGAACGTTTTGGCCTGTCGCAATTGCACCAATTAAGAGGTCGGGTTGGTCGAGGCGCAGAGCAAAGCTATTGTATTCTTATGACGAGCCATAAATTGACGCAGGACAGCAAAGTAAGATTAGAGACAATGACGAGAACCAGTGACGGATTTGAAATTGCAGAAGTGGACTTAAAATTAAGAGGTCCAGGAGATGTGATGGGGACGCAACAAAGTGGTGTACTTAATCTAAAAATCGCAGACATAGTTAAGGATAAGGATATTTTACAGAGTTCCCGGTTTTATGCAAGACGCGTTTTAAATTTAGACCCATCACTATCGCTACCAGACCACAAAATGATATTAAACACGTATCGTGAGCTTAGTAAATACAAGAATATTTGGAATTATATAAGTTAG
- a CDS encoding tRNA-(ms[2]io[6]A)-hydroxylase has product MLHLKLETDPRWATIAEENIEEILTDHAWCEQKACTNAITIITHNSQYEDLVTDLLELAKEELEHFQMVHEIIKKRGYTLGRERKDSYVNELYKFMNKGGNHLQSMVDRLLFSAMIEARSCERFKLLSQRIKDEELSKFYYDLMVSEAGHYTTFITFARKYGKDIDVDKRWQELVAFEGELIKSYGKSETIHG; this is encoded by the coding sequence ATGCTTCACCTTAAATTAGAAACCGATCCTCGTTGGGCAACCATTGCAGAAGAAAACATTGAAGAAATTCTTACAGACCACGCGTGGTGCGAACAAAAAGCTTGCACAAATGCAATCACAATAATAACTCATAATTCACAATATGAGGATTTAGTGACCGATTTACTGGAATTGGCGAAAGAAGAACTGGAGCATTTTCAAATGGTTCATGAGATTATAAAAAAGCGAGGTTATACTTTAGGCAGAGAAAGAAAGGATAGCTATGTAAATGAGCTTTATAAATTCATGAACAAAGGTGGAAACCATTTACAAAGTATGGTTGATCGTTTATTGTTTTCTGCAATGATAGAAGCAAGAAGTTGTGAGCGCTTTAAACTATTATCGCAACGCATTAAAGATGAAGAACTTTCGAAATTCTACTACGATTTAATGGTAAGCGAAGCTGGACACTATACTACATTTATAACGTTCGCCAGAAAATATGGTAAAGACATTGACGTCGATAAACGCTGGCAAGAACTTGTAGCATTTGAAGGAGAATTGATAAAAAGTTATGGTAAAAGTGAAACCATACATGGATAA
- a CDS encoding M1 family metallopeptidase — protein sequence MKLLFQFIIVLFFFGNVTAQQTGDVDFKKIEANLNVSTYSKQVDGMYFVEFEILKDVDSIYLDAKNIKLKSEVWEDSGIKPEFNNNPLERTIASKVSDGKIVFFDKFKAGKKFRFGFRYESIPKKAMYFVDDQIWTQGQGKYTSNWLPSIDDVNDKIEFDLSITYENGYEVLANGKLINRDIGEEFTKWHYDMQNPMSSYLVALAIGKYNKKTETSKSGIPLEYYYYPEDSLKVEPTYRYIKQMFDFLEEEIGFAYPWLNYKQVPVKDFLYSGMENTSLTIFSDGFVVDSIGYNDKNYITVNAHELAHQWFGDLVTATSGAHHWLQEGFATYYALLAERDIFGEDHYYWQLFENAQELIAQEEAGQSTSLLDPKSSSTTFYKKGAWALHVLREQVGDSAFKDAVKVYLNTHQFGNVKTSDFISEVEKTSQQDLSEFVDVWLTSVELPEDAIVKSLKKSEFMREYLSIDCTEYSQKCKDYLVSNISDKAKIKVVSQISKHIEAEAFRNNLQVRQAIAQYVSEIPKEIKQEYESLLNDKSYVTIEAALYNLWVNFPQERIKYLQKTKDIKGFSDYNVRLLWLVLNLNTIEFEPEKKQDILNELIGYSLPEHHFELRMNAFNYLKLIGGFDEKAIKSLLQATKHHNWRFSKFAKELLSQLENEDAYKQLIDKLKNEQD from the coding sequence ATGAAACTACTTTTTCAATTTATAATCGTTTTGTTTTTCTTCGGAAATGTAACCGCTCAACAAACTGGTGATGTAGATTTTAAGAAGATAGAAGCTAATTTAAATGTTTCTACATATTCAAAGCAAGTTGACGGAATGTATTTTGTTGAATTTGAAATCCTTAAAGATGTTGATTCTATTTATTTGGATGCAAAAAACATAAAGTTGAAATCTGAAGTTTGGGAGGATTCTGGCATCAAGCCTGAGTTTAATAACAATCCATTAGAGCGCACTATAGCATCAAAAGTAAGTGATGGGAAAATTGTTTTTTTTGATAAATTCAAAGCTGGAAAAAAATTTAGATTTGGTTTTAGATACGAGTCAATACCTAAAAAAGCAATGTATTTCGTAGATGACCAAATCTGGACCCAAGGTCAAGGAAAGTACACGAGTAATTGGCTTCCAAGTATTGACGATGTTAACGATAAAATAGAATTTGACTTATCTATAACTTATGAAAACGGTTATGAAGTTTTAGCTAACGGTAAACTCATTAATAGAGACATAGGAGAGGAATTTACTAAATGGCACTACGACATGCAAAACCCAATGTCAAGCTACTTAGTTGCGCTGGCCATTGGTAAATACAACAAAAAAACAGAAACCTCCAAGAGCGGAATCCCTTTAGAATACTACTATTATCCGGAAGACTCTTTAAAAGTAGAGCCAACGTATCGTTACATAAAGCAAATGTTTGATTTCTTGGAAGAAGAAATCGGTTTTGCATATCCTTGGCTAAATTACAAGCAAGTTCCCGTAAAAGACTTTTTGTATTCTGGGATGGAAAACACCAGTCTCACAATTTTTTCAGATGGATTTGTGGTAGACTCGATTGGCTATAACGATAAAAATTACATTACTGTCAATGCTCACGAGCTGGCGCACCAATGGTTTGGTGATTTGGTAACTGCTACTTCTGGCGCGCATCACTGGCTTCAAGAGGGTTTTGCTACGTATTACGCACTCTTGGCAGAGCGTGATATTTTTGGTGAAGATCATTATTATTGGCAACTTTTTGAGAATGCTCAAGAATTGATCGCTCAAGAAGAAGCGGGTCAAAGCACATCACTTTTAGATCCCAAATCGAGCAGTACCACATTCTATAAAAAAGGAGCTTGGGCTCTGCATGTTTTGCGAGAGCAGGTTGGTGACAGTGCTTTTAAAGATGCTGTAAAGGTGTATTTGAATACGCATCAATTCGGAAATGTAAAAACAAGCGATTTTATTTCCGAAGTAGAAAAAACGAGCCAGCAAGATCTTTCTGAATTTGTGGATGTATGGTTGACTAGTGTTGAGCTCCCGGAAGATGCTATCGTAAAAAGCCTTAAAAAATCTGAGTTTATGCGAGAGTACTTAAGTATTGATTGTACTGAATATTCTCAAAAATGCAAGGACTATTTGGTTTCTAATATTTCCGATAAGGCAAAAATAAAAGTAGTAAGCCAGATCTCAAAACATATCGAAGCTGAGGCTTTTAGAAATAATTTACAGGTAAGACAGGCGATTGCTCAATATGTGAGTGAGATTCCGAAGGAAATAAAACAAGAATATGAGTCACTCTTAAACGATAAATCCTATGTCACAATTGAGGCTGCTTTGTATAATTTATGGGTTAATTTTCCGCAGGAACGCATTAAGTACTTGCAGAAAACCAAAGATATTAAAGGTTTTAGTGATTATAATGTAAGGTTGCTTTGGTTAGTCCTTAATTTAAACACGATTGAATTTGAGCCTGAAAAAAAACAGGATATTTTAAACGAGCTGATTGGTTATAGCTTGCCTGAGCATCATTTTGAATTGCGAATGAATGCATTTAACTATTTAAAGCTCATTGGTGGGTTTGATGAAAAAGCGATCAAAAGCTTGCTACAGGCGACCAAACATCATAATTGGCGGTTTTCTAAATTCGCAAAAGAGTTATTGTCGCAATTGGAAAACGAAGACGCTTACAAGCAATTGATTGATAAACTAAAAAACGAGCAAGATTGA